A stretch of DNA from Nitrosopumilus zosterae:
GAACTTCGATTTCTAAATAGTCAGCTGCACCAGAGGGAGCAATTCCTTCAGGAGATAATCCATAAATCCAAATAACATAACGAGCAACGCCAGGATCTTCTTTTACTTTCATGCTAATAGTGTGTTGGCCTGATGGAGAATAGAGAAACTTTCTGCCTTCTTCTTGTGCAATTGATCTTAGAGGTTTCAAATTTTCATCGACAGTTAGAAAGTCAAACTGAACTTGGTTCAAGTATTCAGTATCATCATATTTGTTAATGAAACTAATTAGCCAATCCATTTCACAACCCACTACTGGTTCTTCAGGACCATAGAAGATATGCACCTGATAATCAAAGTTCTTTGTAGGTTTTTTTATGCCAACTGTCTTTTCAAAATCAATTTCACATCCTGCTGCTTCAAGCTCATCCAAAGTTGATACAATGCCTTCAAAAGGACTAGTTTGCACATTTTCTTTATACTCTAACAATGAGAATTCGTATTCTGTAGGTGGAATTCCTTCAGACACATGTGTGTAAGTTTTAGCTTTTATTGGAAATGGAAAATCATCTACAATCCATACTTTGCTTCCAACTCCCCCGGTCTTCCAATACATTTGAACAGTTTCCCATGTGCCTGCTGGAACAGTAATTGTTTCAATTGCTTTTGGAAGTACTTGCTCGCCTCCAATGTTTCCAATCTTACCCCATGATGTTGCTTTGAATTCTTTTGGACCTTTTCCGCCAGAACTGGAATCAGATGTTGCAAATGCAGAAAGCCATACTACCGAAGA
This window harbors:
- a CDS encoding peptidase; the protein is MKGLLLIIPIFAALLLGSISVPSAFAQFQSGGVDKEGSWYAGEGLKKGDFFSYLMCHVDYKECAKFEMDLWIKGDKQVGSETKWLAEVVVYDGNKRIVGEMELGKIAPEPTGGSAELGVYRGAFKSSVVWLSAFATSDSSSGGKGPKEFKATSWGKIGNIGGEQVLPKAIETITVPAGTWETVQMYWKTGGVGSKVWIVDDFPFPIKAKTYTHVSEGIPPTEYEFSLLEYKENVQTSPFEGIVSTLDELEAAGCEIDFEKTVGIKKPTKNFDYQVHIFYGPEEPVVGCEMDWLISFINKYDDTEYLNQVQFDFLTVDENLKPLRSIAQEEGRKFLYSPSGQHTISMKVKEDPGVARYVIWIYGLSPEGIAPSGAADYLEIEVPIFAADGTIPVQKIPDWIKNNAGWWADGSIDDNSFVQGIQFLIKEGIMKIPPTVQGSGGSANNIPSWVKNNAGWWADGSIDDNSFVQGIQFLIKEGIMKIPQSISTSKPSGYQPESLFD